TTCTTCGGGCACTGTATTGTAAGCAGGGTTCCAGTTGTAGTCGAGTTTGATGGCGTGTTTTACGTTTTGCATTTGAATATCATGTATATACAAATCCCGAACTGTTCCCCCGCGTCCCTGCGCAGATTTGAAGCGGATCCCGTTGTGAGTTCCGTAAGCTTTAAGATTGTAAACTTCGATATTATAGATCCCGCCGGATGTCTCGCTCCCGCAGGTGATAAGGCCTGCTCCTCTGCGGGCTATGCAGTCTCGTATCACTACGTTATAGGTGGGGCGGTTCACCCGCAGGCCGTCTGAATCCCTGCCCGCCTTGAGGCAGAAATTATCATCATTACAGTCTATATCGCAGTTTTGAACGAGAATATTGTTTGAAGAGTCTATATCTATCCCGTCAGAACTCGGTCCTACTTTGTTGTGGAGATTAGCCCGGATTGTGAGATTTTCCACAATCACATTACTGCTGTAGCAAATGTGCACCGTCCAGAAGCCCGGCTCCTTGAGCGTGAGGCCTTCCAATGAAACGTTTGACGATTCGTTTATGAGCATCAAACGAGGGCGTTTGCAGTCGTAATCAACAACCCATCTGAGCCCTTTCTCTTCATATTTCCTTCGCATATTCCAATACTTATCCCACCAAATCGAACCCGACCCGTCAACAGTCCCTTCTCCGTAGATGCGGATACCGCTCACATTGTTGGCGTTGATTAAAGCAGCAGGCCAGTCCATCTCAATCCCTGCCACGCGGGCGTAGACGTCCGGATATTCCGATTCGTCCTGCACGCCTTTAATCAGCACGTCTTTGTCG
This window of the Sedimentisphaera salicampi genome carries:
- a CDS encoding glycoside hydrolase family 28 protein; this encodes MKLRELIVISALSVMCSEAFAEEFNAASYEADPTGDSVCTEQIQKTIDACAESGGGTVVFEPGTYLTGSIFLKDNVDLRIDKDVLIKGVQDESEYPDVYARVAGIEMDWPAALINANNVSGIRIYGEGTVDGSGSIWWDKYWNMRRKYEEKGLRWVVDYDCKRPRLMLINESSNVSLEGLTLKEPGFWTVHICYSSNVIVENLTIRANLHNKVGPSSDGIDIDSSNNILVQNCDIDCNDDNFCLKAGRDSDGLRVNRPTYNVVIRDCIARRGAGLITCGSETSGGIYNIEVYNLKAYGTHNGIRFKSAQGRGGTVRDLYIHDIQMQNVKHAIKLDYNWNPAYNTVPEEVRKEIEQKGEKLPAHWEKLMKKVPEKQGTPHIKNIRISNVNGIDCQRAISMRGSEKAPAKKFILENIDISATKAGKIVNASDWKFKDVEIKADDESQIVFEKCESMSGM